The Aerosakkonema funiforme FACHB-1375 genome contains a region encoding:
- a CDS encoding ester cyclase, which yields MFITKRRKVISMLVSEPKALADKWFKDIFTKGKLEILDNLVAPDFIAHGQGNQIDSFGIEDFKAWLRWYRDTFTDPVWQIDDAIATQDKVVLRYSGWTTYRGGLLDIPPHNQRVLETGIIIFRIQDGKIKELWCEMSDLQVLQQLGAFPLLR from the coding sequence TTGTTCATAACCAAACGCCGTAAAGTAATCTCGATGTTAGTTTCCGAACCTAAAGCCCTAGCAGATAAGTGGTTTAAAGACATTTTTACCAAAGGGAAACTGGAAATTTTAGATAATCTAGTTGCCCCTGACTTCATTGCCCACGGTCAAGGCAATCAGATCGACTCCTTTGGCATTGAAGATTTTAAGGCATGGCTGCGTTGGTATCGAGACACTTTTACAGATCCAGTATGGCAAATTGATGATGCGATCGCCACACAAGATAAAGTCGTCTTGCGCTATTCCGGTTGGACTACTTACCGAGGCGGTTTACTCGACATTCCTCCCCATAATCAGCGCGTGCTAGAAACGGGAATTATAATTTTCCGCATCCAGGATGGCAAAATTAAAGAACTTTGGTGCGAGATGAGCGACTTGCAAGTATTGCAACAATTGGGTGCGTTTCCATTGTTGAGGTAG